AATGGGCGCCGTACGCGGGGATCCCCGCGTAGCGCCCGCCCTCGTCCGCGAGCCGCTCGGCCGCCGCCGCGCCCAGCGCCACGCGCACATAGGCGTAGGTGCGCGGGACCGGGCGGCCGGCCGCCTTCGCCCCCGCCGCGACCAGCTCGGCCGAGCGACGTGCGTACTCCGGGGTGAGCCAGTTGAACAGCACGCCGTCGGCCACCTCGCCGGCCAGCTGACACATCCGCGGGCCGAGCGCGGCCACGATCACGCGGGTGGCGAGGCGCGCGCGCAGCGCGGCCACGCCCTCCCGCACGCGCGCGAGCGAGCGCGGATTCGGGCTGCCCACGCCGAGCAGGAGCCGCGCCGCGGGCAATCCGTGCTGCTTCACGCCGTCGACGATGCTCTCCGGGCCGCGCGTGTGCAGCGGGATCACGCCCACGCCCAGAT
This region of Candidatus Methylomirabilota bacterium genomic DNA includes:
- a CDS encoding LLM class flavin-dependent oxidoreductase, translating into LGVGVIPLHTRGPESIVDGVKQHGLPAARLLLGVGSPNPRSLARVREGVAALRARLATRVIVAALGPRMCQLAGEVADGVLFNWLTPEYARRSAELVAAGAKAAGRPVPRTYAYVRVALGAAAAERLADEGGRYAGIPAYGAHFDRMGVKPVDTAIAATSAEAIATALAAWRGAVDEIVLRAIVAQDTADDHLTLLRAC